The following are encoded in a window of Diorhabda sublineata isolate icDioSubl1.1 chromosome 3, icDioSubl1.1, whole genome shotgun sequence genomic DNA:
- the LOC130442161 gene encoding phosphatidylinositol N-acetylglucosaminyltransferase subunit P, with protein MPEHTPTPTPSRAVYGFVMYLSFRIFFIIYLIWAVVPESYFRLMGITFLPQRHWAITVPIYLLTVLTIVAFVIYPSLGLCMTPAIDDIRTIRDEIGCKRRKNGISLRDTKKDSSCICKDKGNCCKELYESIQHTFANNAIPVLRDLDISDVSELLYLDNKMNC; from the coding sequence ATGCCTGAACACACCCCAACCCCAACTCCCAGTAGAGCCGTCTATGGATTTGTTATGTACCTATCCTTTaggatatttttcattatatatctTATTTgggctgttgtaccagaaagCTATTTTAGATTAATGGGAATAACATTTCTACCTCAAAGACATTGGGCTATAACTGTACCAATTTATTTACTTACGGTGCTCACCATAGttgcttttgttatttatccTAGTTTAGGACTGTGTATGACACCAGCTATAGATGATATAAGGACTATCAGGGACGAAATTGGgtgtaaaagaagaaaaaatggtATTAGTTTAAGAGATACAAAAAAGGATTCTAGTTGTATATGTAAAGATAAGGGTAATTGTTGCAAAGAATTGTATGAAAGTATTCAACATACTTTTGCCAATAATGCTATTCCAGTGTTGAGAGATTTAGATATTTCAGATGTATCAGAACTGTTGTATTTggataataaaatgaattgttAA
- the LOC130442160 gene encoding palmitoyltransferase app yields the protein MAREEITRKWEIFQGRNRFYCNGRLMTAPHSGVFLLTLCLITFTSMLFFIFDCKYLAENVTIAIPIIGVLLFLFTMSSLLRTSLSDPGIIPRASSEEAAYVEKQIEVTNSANSPTYRPPPRTKEVLIKGQTIKLKYCFTCKIFRPPRASHCSLCDNCVDRFDHHCPWVGNCVGRRNYRFFYMFIVSLAFLAVFIFACAVAHLILMTKDDREFLDAVKESPPSVIVAVVCFFSVWSILGLAGFHTYLTTSNQTTNEDIKGSFTSKRGQENFNPYSEGNVCLNCFHILCGPLTPSLIDRRGVVTESYRYENSRTLTNAPTLPLKKYGIPIQNGSQQMTPDLSEMPGIYRQTTENTESNTGSITHLVSSEQPLAVVPATVHLRSHEEPLQQYKSQTSLNHSPVYNNITPIHTSSLLNKSQTCIDNINAKSSSKEKDIALTVEDLHLDPVILREGHMLANINDKSRLNDMRLDNDMTAQEKENSLFSVSRLRLLQDTTMIESALDLDSLDGSSLGTNSQAGLMKIDV from the exons ATGGCTAGAGAAGAGATAACAAGAAAATGGGAAATATTTCAAGGTAGAAATAGATTTTATTGCAATGGGAGACTAATGACTGCACCACATTCTGGAGTATTTTTATTGACCCTCTGTTTAATAACATTTACCAGCatgttgtttttcatttttga CTGTAAATATTTAGCAGAGAATGTAACAATAGCTATTCCTATTATTGGAGTGTTGCTATTTTTATTTACCATGTCTTCCTTACTACGTACAAGTCTTTCTGACCCTGGTATCATACCCAGGGCATCGTCAGAAGAGGCAGCGtatgttgaaaaacaaattg AAGTAACAAATTCGGCCAATAGTCCTACCTATAGACCACCTCCTAGGACAAAAGAAGTACTAATAAAAGGACAAAccattaaattgaaatattgttttaccTGTAAAATATTCAGGCCGCCTAGAGCATCACACTGTAGTTTATGTGATAATTGTGTAGATAGATTTGATCATCACTGTCCTTGG gtgGGGAATTGTGTCGGTAGAagaaattatagatttttttatatgtttattgtTTCTCTGGCATTTTTAGCAGTATTTATATTCGCATGTGCAGTTGCACATCTTATTTTAA tgACCAAGGACGATCGTGAATTTTTGGATGCTGTAAAAGAATCCCCGCCCAGTGTTATAGTAGCAGTGGTGTGTTTTTTTAGCGTTTGGAGCATTTTAGGTCTTGCTGGATTTCATACTTACCTTACAACCAGTAACCAAACCACAAACGAAGAT atCAAAGGTTCTTTTACAAGTAAAAGAGGACAAGAAAACTTCAATCCTTATTCAGAGGGCAATGTTTGCTTAAATTGTTTCCACATATTGTGTGGTCCATTAACCCCTTCTTTGATTGACAG AAGAGGAGTCGTAACAGAGAGTTATCGTTATGAAAATAGTAGAACCTTAACGAATGCACCAACGTTaccattgaaaaaatatggaataccCATTCAG aatgGTTCTCAGCAAATGACGCCGGACCTTTCAGAAATGCCTGGCATCTATCGACAAACGACAGAAAACACCG AAAGTAACACTGGTAGCATAACCCACTTAGTATCCAGCGAACAGCCTCTAGCTGTGGTGCCCGCGACCGTACATTTACGATCTCACGAAGAACCCCTTCAACAATACAAATCCCAAACCAGTTTAAACCATTCACCCGTCTACAACAACATCACACCGATACACACATCGTCGCTATTGAACAAATCCCAAACTTGTATCGATAACATCAACGCCAAATCTTCTTCGAAAGAAAAAGACATCGCACTTACCGTGGAAGATCTCCATTTAGATCCTGTGATATTGAGGGAAGGTCACATGTTGGCCAATATCAACGACAAGAGTCGTTTAAACGATATGCGACTCGATAACGACATGACAGCTCAAGAAAAGGAGAACAGTTTATTTAGTGTGAGTAGACTGAGGTTGTTACAAGATACGACTATGATTGAAAGTGCTTTAGATTTAGATTCATTGGATGGATCTAGTTTGGGTACGAATAGTCAAGCAGGACTTATGAAAATCGATGTTTAG
- the LOC130442163 gene encoding uncharacterized protein LOC130442163 produces MSLSPNYSTMNKRFDFAVPLEDIFTNGGIHPRLRFIFQQAFDLCLESHLSIRETLQKECCLSTCLELKQRIIYARQPVINSQYSSPGAFFWIIRHFLGLLPIPLFPAVTCNQKFPWKELSQQIKHVSQYNLTEREYKLLYTIASALNNLPQEHFSLLNILVMFIRNISKKKCCKTTLKDLAKYYCDAVFVRPFQPGHKIKDENMFPLFMYIITRWYRILKYLKTDNTNAFHYVKSDVFPKHDTDLYIETNWFSETHNVPYTIVKYLKDVECQTDISEENNFDLNQNESPTNENSIPNCVDKSIQLIDSFIKDEDVSLKTFTNHLNERKISSFRSSLVNINETEENIQCKHCNTLDFFGNMMNDRNKNWNDVVQEVANTVKRIEAHNYEICDKYSRSGDFVGCGALQKSDSSVESGTPETVYNTLKDSTINSYKTEDSERTVSYKSVNGTSKVERKNRKNDKNVSLYKSFYESDDELYNINKKSINYDKGDERNTSNFSLNRFKIKFNFLRTLSPKFNRPDDFRFFFSRSIKYKKF; encoded by the exons atgtcaTTAAGCCCAAATTACTCTACGATGAATAAAAG ATTCGACTTTGCGGTTCCATTAGAAGATATTTTCACAAACGGTGGGATTCATCCAAGACTAAGG TTCATATTCCAACAAGCTTTTGATTTGTGTTTAGAAAGTCACTTGAGCATTAGAGAAACTTTACA gAAAGAATGTTGTTTAAGCACTTGTTTGGAGTTGAAACAGAGAATTATTTATGCAAGACAACCTGTAATAAATTCACAATATTCATCGCCTGGCGCGTTTTTCTGGATAATAAGACACTTTTTAGGTTTATTGCCGATACCGTTATTTCCAGCAGTAACATGCAATCAAAAATTCCCTTGGAAAGAGTTGTCTCAACAAATCAAACATGTTTCACAGTACAACTTGACAGAAAGAGAATATAAGTTACTGTATACAATTGCGAG TGCCTTGAATAACTTACCCCAAGAACATTTTTCGTTGTTGAACATTTTAGTTAtgtttataagaaatatttctaaaaagaaaTGTTGTAAAACAACTTTGAAGGACCTTGCTAAATATTATTGCGATGCGGTATTCGTCCGACCCTTTCAACCTGGACATAAAATTAAA gatgaaaatatgtttcctCTTTTTATGTACATAATAACCAGATGGTACCGTATTTTGAAGTACCTAAAAACCGACAACACGAACGCCTTTCATTACGTAAAAAGTGATGTGTTTCCAAAACATGATACAGACTTATACATCGAAACAAATTGGTTTTCCGAAACTCATAACGTTCCATATACTATCgtaaaatatctaaaagacGTAGAGTGTCAAACAGATATTAGTGAAGAAAATAACTTTGATTTAAATCAAAATGAGTCGCCAACAAACGAAAATTCGATACCGAACTGTGTTGACAAAAGTATACAATTAATTGATAGTTTTATTAAAGACGAAGatgtttctttaaaaacatttactaATCATTTAAATGAACGTAAAATTTCGTCTTTCCGAAGTAGTTTGGTTAATATTAAcgaaactgaagaaaatatacAGTGTAAACATTGTAATACATTGGATTTTTTCGGTAATATGATGAATGATCGTAACAAGAATTGGAACGACGTTGTTCAAGAAGTAGCCAACACTGTTAAGAGGATTGAAGCACATAATTACGAAATTTGCGATAAATATTCACGATCTGGTGATTTCG TTGGATGCGGTGCATTACAGAAATCAGATTCAAGCGTTGAATCCGGAACGCCGGAAACTGTTTATAATACGTTAAAAGATTCAACcataaatagttataaaactGAAGATTCCGAAAGAACTGTTTCATACAAAAGTGTTAATGGTACAAGCAaagtagaaagaaaaaatcggaaaaatgacaaaaatgtttctttatataaaagtttttatgaatCCGACGATGAACTCTACAACATCAACAAAAAGTCAATCAACTACGATAAGGGTGATGAGCGTAATACATCAAATTTTAGTCtaaatagatttaaaattaaattcaacttTCTAAGAACGCTCTCACCAAAATTTAATCGGCCTGATGATTTTAGATTCTTTTTCTCCAGAAGCATAAAATAtaagaagttttaa
- the LOC130442064 gene encoding origin recognition complex subunit 2: MTSTPTRRSTRIKKPSLKDSLQSLKIQNSGLPHHVVISDETDEEESVEIYPKDDIKTPTMLHENEVVHGEDIFTFQRRPTKDGLAQKVAEAQSLKTPYHVRKKTKSKIAKRLTEDSDSEFEVSSESETDSDTESEDSTSTDSDDKQSKETSKKHSIKESKLEPTISRSRNYKIKAEEYFEKTSSKKIETSNNTLEKLDTPRLPQYELQKLLQNVNLTDNHTRALQKLNKINESCFKRWLYFLNENFNILLYGLGSKRHILNKFHTFFLKNDPVIVINGYFPSLTTKSILDSILTLLEVEDIPGNPVEACELIINEMEQIPETHLYLIIHNIEGEPLRNGKSQNILARLASTRNIHFIASIDHINAPLIWDDNKLSKFNFIWWDATSFALYSEETSFEQSMMVQQSSTLALSSLRNVFASLTSNSKRIYNIIVKHQLENSKNKYYQGLAFKDLYMICREGFIVSSDLALRAQLTEFVDHKMLKMKRSVDGTEYLLIPITNSLLQKFLDDVQ, from the exons ATGACATCAACGCCTACTAGAAGATCAACTCGAATTAAAAAACCAAGCCTAAAAGATTCTTTACAATcactgaaaattcaaaattctggCTTACCTCATCACGTAGTGATAAGCGATGAAACAGATGAAGAAGAATCGGTTGAAATTTATCCCAAAGATGATATCAAAACACCAACAATGTTACATGAAAACGAGGTAGTACATGGAGAAGATATATTTACGTTTCAAAGGAGACCAACTAAAGATGGACTTGCTCAAAAAGTAGCAGAAGCCCAAAGTCTGAAAACTCCCTATCATGTcagaaaaaagacaaaaagtaAAATAGCTAAAAGGTTAACTGAAGACAGTGATAGTGAATTTGAAGTTTCTTCTGAATCTGAAACCGATAGTGATACTGAAAGTGAAGATAGTACAAGTACAGATTCTGATGATAAACAATCTAAG GAAACATCAAAGAAACACTCAATTAAGGAATCAAAACTGGAGCCAACTATATCAAGAAgtagaaattacaaaataaaagctgaagaatattttgaaaaaacctcctcaaaaaaaatagaaacatcaAATAATACTCTTGAAAAATTAGATACTCCCAGATTGCCACAATATGAacttcaaaaattgttacagaacGTCAACCTCACTGATAATCATACAAGGGCATtacaaaagttaaataaaatcaatgagAGTTGTTTCAAGAGGTGGTTGtactttttaaatgaaaatttcaacatacTTTTGTACGGCTTAGGTTCTAAAAGACATATACTTAACAAATTTCACACATTCTTCCTAAAAAATGACCCCGTTATAGTAATTAATGGATATTTTCCAAGTCTTACTACAAAAAGTATATTAGATTCCATATTAACTCTGTTAGAAGTAGAAGATATACCAGGAAATCCAGTAGAAGCATGTGAATTGATCATAAATGAAATGGAACAAATACCAGAAACACATTTATATCTAATAATACATAATATAGAAGGTGAACCattaagaaatggaaaatcTCAAAATATCTTAGCAAGGCTGGCATCTACAAGAAACATACATTTCATAGCTTCAATAGACCATATAAACGCTCCACTAATATGGGATGATAATAAACTAAGTAAATTCAACTTCATTTGGTGGGATGCCACATCATTTGCACTGTATTCAGAAGAAACTTCATTTGAACAATCTATGATGGTACAACAAAGCAGTACGTTAGCTCTATCATCTTTGAGGAATGTATTTGCTTCATTAACATCCAATTCCAAgagaatatataatataatagtgaAACATCAAttggaaaattctaaaaataagtATTACCAGGGCTTGGCATTCAAGGATTTGTATATGATTTGTAGGGAGGGATTTATTGTTAGCTCTGATTTAGCACTAAGGGCACAATTGACTGAATTTGTAGAccataaaatgttaaaaatgaaaagatcTGTTGATGGGactgaatatttattaataccTATTACTAATTcgttattacaaaaatttttagatgatgtacaataa
- the LOC130442066 gene encoding transcription initiation factor TFIID subunit 10, whose translation MNQQDDQMMDEDITTLGQPLSDFLLQLEDYTPTIPDAVTTYYLRNSGLEPKDPRLVRLISIAAQKFISDIANDALQHCKMRSTNTTSHSGSKSKQGTKDRRYCLTMDDLTPALAEFGITIKKPQYYV comes from the exons atgaaTCAACAAGACGATCAAATGATGGATGAAGATATAACAACACTTGGACAACCGCTAAGTGACTTCTTATTGCAATTGGAAGATTATACTCCTACG atTCCAGATGCAGTAACTACATATTATTTGCGAAATTCGGGTTTAGAACCGAAAGATCCTCGATTAGTAAGATTAATATCAATTGCAGCACAAAAGTTTATATCAGATATTGCCAATGATGCTTTACAGCATTGCAAAATGAGATCCACGAATACTACGAGTCATAGCGGTTCTAAG AGCAAACAAGGCACTAAGGATCGAAGATACTGTTTAACAATGGATGATCTCACACCGGCTTTGGCAGAATTTGgtattactattaaaaaaccccaatattatgtataa
- the LOC130442065 gene encoding lysosomal thioesterase PPT2 homolog translates to MRNILLLLFLYILNTIAYRPVILLHGILTGSESMELIKNCIEEKHPGTIVYNIDKFGGWSSLDNMWYQVKQVSQIITNITTNHSEGVNFLGYSQGALLGRTILQANPNHTIHRYISLSGPQGGQYGTQFLHLYFPGLALETAFELFYSRVGQHTSVGNYWNDPYHQKLFYDYSQYLPYVNNEIRSNRSDEFKAALLKLDKLVLIGGPQDNVITPWQSSQFGYYNENGTVVKFEDTVTYKLDTIGLKTLYQKKKLILVTVPGVDHFMWHTNVTICDNYILPYLD, encoded by the exons atgagaaatatattacttttattatttttatacattttaaacacAATCGCATATAGGCCAGTCATTTTATTACATGGAATTCTTACTGGTTCGGAAAGTATGGAACTTATCAAAAATTGCATAGAAGAG AAACATCCTGGTACAATTGTATATAACATTGACAAATTTGGAGGATGGTCTAGCTTAGATAACATGTGGTATCAGGTGAAACAAGTATCCCAGATTATCACTAATATTACTACAAATCACTCAGAAGGAGTTAATTTTTTAG GTTACTCACAAGGTGCTCTCTTAGGAAGGACTATTTTACAAGCAAATCCTAACCACACAATTCACagatatatttcattgagtggACCCCAGGGAGGTCAATATGGaa CTCagtttcttcatttatatttcCCAGGTTTAGCTTTGGAAACGGcttttgaattgttttattcTAGAGTTGGACAACATACATCCGTAGGAAACTACTGGAATGATCCCTACcatcaaaaattattctacgACTATTCCCAGTATTTACCTTatgttaataatgaaattagaaGTAATAGAAGTGATGAATTCAAAGCAGCTCTATTGAAATTAGATAAATTGGTGCTTATTGGAGGACCACAAGATAATGTCATTACACCATGGCAATCTAg tcAGTTTggatattataatgaaaacgGAACAGTTGTCAAATTTGAAGATACTGTTACCTACAAGCTCGATACAATTGGATTGAAAACTCTCTACCAAAAGAAGAAACTTATTTTAGTTACTGTGCCAGGAGTTGACCACTTTATGTGGCATACAAATGTAACTATAtgtgataattatattttaccaTATCTTGACTga